The following are from one region of the Myotis daubentonii chromosome 2, mMyoDau2.1, whole genome shotgun sequence genome:
- the LOC132228425 gene encoding large ribosomal subunit protein eL31-like, whose amino-acid sequence MAPAKKGGEKKKGRSAINEVVTREYTINIHKRIHGVGFKKRAPRALKEIRKFAMKEMGTPDVCIDTRLNKAVWAKGIRNVPYRIRVRLSRKRNEDEDSPNKLHTLVTYVPVTTFKSLQTVNVDEN is encoded by the coding sequence ATGGCTCCCGCCAAGAAGGGTGGTGAGAAGAAGAAGGGCCGCTCCGCCATCAACGAGGTGGTGACCAGGGAGTACACCATCAACATCCACAAGCGCATCCACGGCGTGGGTTTCAAGAAGCGTGCCCCTCGGGCACTCAAGGAGATCCGGAAATTTGCCATGAAGGAGATGGGGACTCCAGACGTGTGCATTGACACCAGGCTCAACAAAGCTGTCTGGGCCAAAGGAATAAGGAATGTCCCATATCGTATCCGGGTACGTTTGTCCAGAAAACGTAATGAGGATGAAGACTCACCAAACAAGCTGCACACATTGGTCACCTACGTGCCTGTCACCACTTTCAAAAGTCTGCAGACTGTGAACGTGGACGAGAACTAA